AACGAGAAGCGCGCCGAGATCCACTCGATCGAAGAGCGTCTGGATGTCGACGTCGTGCTGATTCCGAACATCCACCTGGAAACCCCGCACTACAAGATCGTGCGCGTGCGCCACGACGATGTGGCCGAACTGGGCGAAGCGCCGAGCTACACCCGAGTCGAAGTGCAGGAGGAAGATGTGATCACCAACTTCGGCCAGGAAAAGCCGAAGGTGGAGCGTCAAGAGGCCGCAGTCAAGGGCATCACGCCGCAGCAGCCGGCGCCGAGCGTCAGCGCCGCGGCGGCTAAGCCGGCGGTCCAGACGGGCTTGTTCGCAGGCATCGCTTCCTGGTTCAAGGGTCTGTTCGCCGAGCCGGAGCAAGCGCCGGCCCAGGACGCCAAGAAGAAGCCGGCCCAATCCTCCTCCCGCGGCAACGAGCAGCGCGGCAATCGCCAGCGTCAGCAAGAGCGCCGCGCCGGCGGCCAGGCCCGCCGCGAGCACGAGCAGCGCCGCCATGTCCAGCAGGACGAGGTCAAGCCGCGCCGCCAGGACGAACGCAAGGACGGCGAGCGCGCCGAACGAAAGGAGGCGCCGAGCCGCGACCGCGAAGAGCGCAATGAGCAGCCGCGCGAGCCGCGCGGCAACCGCCGCCGCGAACGCGAGGCCCGCGAGCCGCGCGAGGCCAAGGAAGTTCGCGAGCAGGCGCCGCGCGAGGAGCGCGTAGTCGCTGACAAGCAGGACAAGCCGCAGCAGGAGCCGCGCCGTCGTCAGCAACCGCCGGCGGCAGCCACGCCGGTCGAGGCTGAAAAGCCGACGGTTCAGGACGAATGGCGAGCGGAAGGGCTGGAGGGCGAGCAGGCCGAGCAGCAGGAGCGCGGCGAACGCCGCCGCCGCCGCAGCCGCCGCGATCGCCGCCGCGATGCGCCGGACGCTCAACAGGAAGGCATCGCCGAGGCTTCCTCGGAGCCGGCAGCGGCAGCGGCCGCCGCCGTGGCGGTGGAGACTGCGGTGGAGGCGGCGGAGTCCAAGCCGCAGCTGGCCGATGTCGCGCCAGTCCAGGCGGAGGTCGTAGCCGAGGCGGTCGTGGAGGCGCCTGTTGCCGCGGTTGAGCCCATGAGGGAAGCGGAAGCTGTCGTCCCTGCGGCGGTCGAGCAGGAACAGGTTCCGGCGCAGGTTCAAGTTGCCGAAACGGAGCCGGTCGTCGCCGAGCTCGCGCCTCAAGCCGAGGCTGTGGTCGTGGCCGTGGCCGAGCCGGTCGAAGCGGTTGTCGAGGCAGTTGCGGTGCAAGCGCCGGCGGCCGAGGTTGAAGCCGAGGCGATCATAGTTCCGGTCGAGACCAAGCCTGCCGCCGAAGAGAGCAAGCAGCTGGATCTGGGCGGCCTGGTGATGGTGGCTACCAAGCCGGCATCCAATCAGGTTGAACCTGCCGCTGAACCGATGGTGCCGCATGGCCCGCGCCGCCGCGACGTGGCGGCAGCGGCGGTGGAGGCCGCAGCGCCGGCGCAACTGGTGCAGGTGGAAACCCGCAACGGTTGATCCGTGGGGAGAGAGGGATAGGGCGGGGAGCCCTTTCCCTGTTTCTTGGTGTTGACGCCGCGGGAAAATAGATTTATCATCGCTTTCTCTGATGTTCCCTGATAGCTCAGTTGGTAGAGCGACGGACTGTTAATCCGCAGGTCGCAGGTTCGAGCCCTGCTCGGGGAGCCAGGAATTTTAGAAAAGCCCGCATGTTCGCATGCGGGCTTTTTGCGTTGCCCTGAAGGCTTCAGGTTTTGGGCGGACAAAGCACAAGCCTAGAGGCGGGGAGTTGGATCCAGACACCGGCGAGAATGCCGCGGGGTTCATCAGGCCGGCGGCCAGCAGTCTGAGGTCGAACAGCGGCCCCTCTGCCTGCTCCAGCAGCAGGCGGCTGTCGCCGAGGACTGGTTCCAGCGCGCTCAGCATGCGGGCGTAGCAAGCCGCGAACCGGGTCAGCAATTTGCGCTCCGCGCTGGAGGCGGAATGGTGCAGGATGCTTGCGTTTGCGGGCATCGCCCACACGCCGTCATGATCGAAATCCCGGTCCTGCTGATGGCTGGCGAAGTCAGAGAGCTCATCGGCCAGAAGAGCGTCTCGTCCGCTAGGCCGCTCCAGCGCGGCCAGCGCCTGATTGCCGCTCGCGGCCAGGACGATGGCGGCGTCGCCGCTTTCCAGCCGGCGGCGCAGCGAGCGGTAAGGTCCGGGCGCGCCATCGGGGGGCGATAGATGCGGCAACAGCGTTTCGCGCAACAGTCTGGGCGCGAAGCGCTCTATGCCCAGCGGAGGAGCGTGCGCTGCGGACAGCGGCAGCGATTCGGGGTAGTCGGGCAGAAAGCCGCGATCCGTCAGGCATGGGCTCTCTCCGGCGGAGCGAAGCAGGCAGGCCGCCAGGCTCATGCGGCGGAATTGGGCCGCGACAGCCGCCTCCAGCAGCGCGGCCGCCGGACGATGGGCGCCAGGCTTCAGCGAGAAGCGGGCGGCGAGCAGGGGAGGAATCAAACCATGCTCCCGTCGCAGCGCTTGGCGCAAGGTGGCGCGGAACCCGTCGGCGCCGAGGATCTGGCGCGAGGGCGGGGCGGGCGCGCAATGCGGCTTGTCAAGGTAGGCGGGCGACTCACTCATGTCGGCATCTCCAGGTTCTCGGCGCCGATATCGACGCCAATCGGGATGGAAGCACGAGCAGGCATCCTGGCAGGCGCGGCGCTGTTCTTTGGGATGGCCGGCAAGCGTCGCTGGGAGGGCAATGCCGTCAGTATTTTTTGCGCAATGGGAACAAAAGGCGCCGGCATGGTTTTAATATGTCAGACCTATTGATAAGTTATCGCGCCTTGTCCGGCGCTCATGATTGCTAGCCGATGCCTCAAGTCGAACTCCTGAATCAAACGCTGTTTCTGTTGATCAACGCCACGCCGGAAACTCCCGCCCTTGCCCTCAAGCTGGCCACCTTCATCGCCCAGGATCTGCTGCGTCTGCTGCCACTGTGGTTGGCGGCGCTGTGGCTGTGGCGGCCCGAGCTGCGCGACAGCGCGCTGAAATCGGTGGCGCTGACAGGCGCGGCCTTGCTGGGAAATTGGCTGATCGGCCTGGCCTGGCCCCATCCTCGCCCATTCGCCATTCCGCTGGGCCATGTGTTCCTGGTCCATGACGCCACGCCTTCTTTTCCAAGCAATCACGGCACCATCTTCGCGATGATGGCGCTGTGCTGGCATTTCAGCCCGGCGCGCGGCTGGGGATGGCTGCTGGCCGCCGCCGGGGCGGCGGTGGCGTGGTCCCGCGTATTTCTCGGCGTGCATTTCCCGCTGGATATGCTGGGCGCGTTGCTGGTCGCCATCGGTTGGTTCGCGGTCTTGTCGCCGGCATGGAACAGGCTGGGGCGAAATTGGACCTCCGGCCTGGAGGCGTTGTATCGCCGATTGCTGGCGAGGCCCATCGCGGCAGGCTGGATACGCGGCTAGGCCTGCGGGACGCTCGGCGTTTTGCCGTCGAGGTTCGGCCGTTCTACACTCGATTGACGAGCCGTCGCGGACAGGATTTTGCGGCGGGAGCCTTTCGCCGCCCGTTTTGGGCGGCGTTCGCGCGAGTGGGGGATCGCATGCCGCCGTTTTCCGCTTCCGCCGCCATCCCGCGCGGCGTTTGGGTCCTGGGCGCGGTCAGCCTGCTGATGGATGTGTCATCCGAGCTTGCGCACTGTCTGTTGCCCTTGTTCCTGGTCGGCGCCTTGGCCGCGCCGGTCTGGCTGATCGGGGCGATTGAAGGCGTGGCCGAAGCCACGGCGCTGATCTGCAAAGTGTTTTCCGGTCCGCTAAGCGATTGGCTCGGGCGGCGCAAACCCTTGCTGATGCTGGGGTATGGCCTGGCGGCTCTGTCCAAGCCCCTGTTTCCACTAGCGTACTCCGCGTCAGCCGTATTGCTTGCCCGCGTTGTCGATCGCATCGGCAAAGGCGTGCGCGGCGCGCCGCGCGACGCCTTGATCGCCGACATCGCGCCGGCCGAAATACGCGGCGCGGCTTTCGGTTTGCGCCAGAGCATGGACACAGTGGGCGCAGTGTTGGGGCCTTTGTTCGCGATGGCGCTGCTGGCGTTGCATCGCGACGATATCCGCGGAGCATTGTGGTGGTCGCTGCCGCCGGCGGCGCTGGCGGTGGCGGCCATCGCGCTCTGGGTGCGGGAGCCGGCCGTGCGTGTGGAAGCGCGCGCGCGGCGGGCGGCATTCACGCGCGATGCCTTGTCCTGCTTCGAGCCGGCGTTCTGGAGCGCGCTGGCGTTGGGAGCGGTGTTCACGCTGGCGCGTTTCAGCGAGGCTTTTCTGGTGTTGCGCGCCGCGCAGCTTGGCCTGCCGCTGTCCTGGGGGCCGCTGACGATGGCGGCGATGTCGGCCAGCTATGCGCTCAGCGCCTATCCGCTTGGCCGCTTGTCAGATGGCTTCAGCCGTTCCCGCTTGCTGCGGATGTCGTTGCTGTTGCTGATCGCCGCCGACGTTTGCCTGGGGCGGGCGACCGGCGCGTTCTGGCTGTTGGCGGGCGCCGGCCTGTGGGGCCTGCATATGGGCTGCAGCCAGGGTTTGCTGTCGTCTCTGGTGGCCGAACGCGCGCCGGAGGGGCTGGCGGGAACGGCGTTTGGCCTGTTCAATCTGGCTTGCGGCGCGGCCGCCTTGCTGGCCAGCGCGCTGGCCGGCGCGCTGTGGCAAACCTGGGGCGCGGCGGCGACCTTTTACGGCGGCGCGGCGTTGGCTGCGCTGGCCTGGCTGTTGAGCGCGCGGATGCCGGCAGCTAGACAGTTTTGACCACGAGCGCTTGACTGTGCGCAGATTGCCTGTTTTTTAAGCGCACAAGCTGGCAAGTTGATGGTAAAGTAAATGTAAAGTTATTTGCTTATATCAATTTGTTATGTGTGGCGGAGTGAGCATGTCTGAACGTGAAGTTAGGTTGTGGCCGGAATTCGTCAAGGCCTTGAAGCAGGAAGTGGTGCCGGCCTTGGGCTGTACCGAACCGATCTCGCTGGCGCTGGCGTCCGCGCTGGCCACTCGCCATCTGGGCAAGACGCCGGAGCGCATCGACGCGCAGGTATCGGCCAACCTGATGAAGAACGGCATGGGCGTGACGGTGCCCGGCACCGGCACTGTGGGACTGCCCATCGCCGCGGCCGTCGGCGCGCTGGGCGGCGATCCGGACGCCAAGCTTGAAGTGCTGAAAAGCCTGACGGTGCAGCAGGTGGCCGAGGGCAAGCGCATGCTGGCCGACGGCAGGGTG
This genomic window from Chromobacterium phragmitis contains:
- a CDS encoding phosphatase PAP2 family protein, with the translated sequence MPQVELLNQTLFLLINATPETPALALKLATFIAQDLLRLLPLWLAALWLWRPELRDSALKSVALTGAALLGNWLIGLAWPHPRPFAIPLGHVFLVHDATPSFPSNHGTIFAMMALCWHFSPARGWGWLLAAAGAAVAWSRVFLGVHFPLDMLGALLVAIGWFAVLSPAWNRLGRNWTSGLEALYRRLLARPIAAGWIRG
- a CDS encoding MFS transporter, yielding MPPFSASAAIPRGVWVLGAVSLLMDVSSELAHCLLPLFLVGALAAPVWLIGAIEGVAEATALICKVFSGPLSDWLGRRKPLLMLGYGLAALSKPLFPLAYSASAVLLARVVDRIGKGVRGAPRDALIADIAPAEIRGAAFGLRQSMDTVGAVLGPLFAMALLALHRDDIRGALWWSLPPAALAVAAIALWVREPAVRVEARARRAAFTRDALSCFEPAFWSALALGAVFTLARFSEAFLVLRAAQLGLPLSWGPLTMAAMSASYALSAYPLGRLSDGFSRSRLLRMSLLLLIAADVCLGRATGAFWLLAGAGLWGLHMGCSQGLLSSLVAERAPEGLAGTAFGLFNLACGAAALLASALAGALWQTWGAAATFYGGAALAALAWLLSARMPAARQF
- a CDS encoding ferritin-like domain-containing protein, with amino-acid sequence MSESPAYLDKPHCAPAPPSRQILGADGFRATLRQALRREHGLIPPLLAARFSLKPGAHRPAAALLEAAVAAQFRRMSLAACLLRSAGESPCLTDRGFLPDYPESLPLSAAHAPPLGIERFAPRLLRETLLPHLSPPDGAPGPYRSLRRRLESGDAAIVLAASGNQALAALERPSGRDALLADELSDFASHQQDRDFDHDGVWAMPANASILHHSASSAERKLLTRFAACYARMLSALEPVLGDSRLLLEQAEGPLFDLRLLAAGLMNPAAFSPVSGSNSPPLGLCFVRPKPEAFRATQKARMRTCGLF
- a CDS encoding Rne/Rng family ribonuclease, yielding MKRMLFNATQAEELRVAIVDGQKLVDLDIETVGKEQRKGNIYKGVITRIEPSLEACFVDYGTERHGFLPFKEVSRSYFQGYEGGRPRIQDVLREGMEVVVQVEKDERGNKGAALTTYISLAGRYLVLMPNNPRGGGVSRRIEGEERQELKDLLGQLEVPHGMSLIARTAGIGRNLEELQWDLGYLMQLWRAIEGAAGAQSAPFLILQEGSLVIRAIRDYFHPDIGEVLIDTEEIHDQARQFMSHVMPNMLSRVKVYKDHVPLFSRFQIEHQIETAFSRSVQLPSGGAIVIDHTEALVSIDVNSARATKGADIEETAVKTNLEAAEEIARQLRLRDLGGLVVIDFIDMENPKNQRDVENRLRDVLKHDRARVQMGKLSRFGLLELSRQRLQPSLGETSHEPCPRCHGIGFIRGTESSALHILRIIQEEAMKENTGAVHAQVPVDVATFLLNEKRAEIHSIEERLDVDVVLIPNIHLETPHYKIVRVRHDDVAELGEAPSYTRVEVQEEDVITNFGQEKPKVERQEAAVKGITPQQPAPSVSAAAAKPAVQTGLFAGIASWFKGLFAEPEQAPAQDAKKKPAQSSSRGNEQRGNRQRQQERRAGGQARREHEQRRHVQQDEVKPRRQDERKDGERAERKEAPSRDREERNEQPREPRGNRRREREAREPREAKEVREQAPREERVVADKQDKPQQEPRRRQQPPAAATPVEAEKPTVQDEWRAEGLEGEQAEQQERGERRRRRSRRDRRRDAPDAQQEGIAEASSEPAAAAAAAVAVETAVEAAESKPQLADVAPVQAEVVAEAVVEAPVAAVEPMREAEAVVPAAVEQEQVPAQVQVAETEPVVAELAPQAEAVVVAVAEPVEAVVEAVAVQAPAAEVEAEAIIVPVETKPAAEESKQLDLGGLVMVATKPASNQVEPAAEPMVPHGPRRRDVAAAAVEAAAPAQLVQVETRNG